Sequence from the Pelodiscus sinensis isolate JC-2024 chromosome 30, ASM4963464v1, whole genome shotgun sequence genome:
CTTTCAAATACATGAGGAGTCAGACAAGTAAAAGATCATCTGGAAAGCAGTGGCGAAGTGCGCATGCCTGCCCtagaaaacacaaaagaaaagagaaaggaaaatctTCATAAATTTACATAAGAATCGACACACAGAAAGACGTTGAGAACGATCAAACCGACTCATGATTAAAGGCTGGCAAGCTCATGGTTTTTAGAAGAATACTTCAAAAGAGAGACACTGACAGGTTCTGTGTGCACAAGTGTAGTCCAGAGATGTAATTAGATAAGAAGTAAAATTAACCTACAAACCTGCTGTCTACAAAGAAAGTGAGAGTCGAAGACCTGCAGAGCCTGGCTAGAGAAGAATCCATGAACAGACATTGGAGTCCGCCCAAAGTCTGATTTGGAAGCTCTGCGGCATATGTGAATGAAGAGGCTACATTTTTATGGGGTCTGGGACTGAGCAGAACACACCAATCTCTTTGGCATACAatgaggagtccggtggcaccttagggtacgtccagactacatggctccgtcgacggagccacgtagatttgtttgttcggcaaagggaaatgaagcccctTGTGTGAATGAAGCTGCGAATATCCAGAGCAgggaaactgcttttgtaatgcgttaaccagttgagatctttCTTCAATCCCAAATTGACAGGgttgaattccagttcagctgtctcatTCAGAATTTCAAAAACCGGTTACAAAGGGAGACAACTGAACTGGAATTGGTTTGGGCACCTACCCTTCTCCTGGGCATGGGGGAAGCAATCAACAAAATCTTTTATCTACAATGACTAGTCTGATATCTCCAGACCTCCTTCTGTTGGAGAGGAGATAACACGGCTTGTGGTACACTAGCGTTTCACACTTAGCACTGCTTCTCCCCTGGTGGACAGAATTTTGGTGCTAGCAAACACTGTTatagttacagaccaaacatttAAACAACACCATATAACATGGGATACAGCTGTTATAAGTAGGATTAATACATGCTGCATCTTACAAGCATTCCATAAAGTCTCAATACTAAAAACATACTTACAactctaatacaggttgaacttttctAGTCCCGTACTCTCCGATCCGGCAACATCCacggtccagcatgatttgagttagctggatgtccacttagcatgggtgtagccaagtttcccgcagttccataaagtttgttaacCGCCCCCAATCCTGGCGCTCACGGTttcgtgctgttatttagctctaatttaccttaaatgtcttctaagaccccaagaagcagtggaagggtaggtaatgctgctacacagtATTGGCATCCcagggtttggcaaattctctggtccagccctcgtcaggtccccaggatgccggaccagagaatttcaACCTGTACCTATTTTAATATTTCTAGCACACAAGAGAGGAACGGTGCTTTCTAGCTATGAAGTTGTTAGTATTCAAGGAGGTCTAGGGCTCTTGGCGTGAACCGGCACTTGGCCTGCCAGTATCACAAATCGGTATTGCCAGACTAGCAGACAGCAAGATGAAAAAGAtacaagaaaacaagatggtaAGGTAAGAAGAACTCTGACCTGATTTGGAACGATtatggaaaatgaaaacaaagacgATCCCGCAGAACGGCACAACACCACAATGAAGTGACTTCCAGAAGACAGCACTCTTAGGAAAATGGCAAGGAAAGTCAAAGCAGAACAAGTGCTGTGATGAACTGAAATGTAGAAATTCTGAAGCAGATTTAACAGAATTCCTGACTACTTACACCTACAAGGTCAGTTCAGGGCTGGTATTTATTGCTGACTCATGCGGCTATATTTCAGCCCGTAGCCTTCTCCTTTTTGGGCGTCACAATTTGGTGTTTGCTTCCTTGAGAGAGAGAACTTAGAGATTAAAGTAATTCCTTGGTTGCCGGCCACGGCCCCTGTGGTGTATTTGACGTGGTGGGAACGAGCTGCCGCAATGAAGAAGACAATGAGACTCTGCCGAAAGACCCGTCCCGGAATAAGTGGCAGAATTTGTTCCCTTGAAATAGGGGGGACAAGATCTGAAAGGAATGAAAATATGAATCGACTTCATATTCTTCAATGCGGATCATACGTATCATGAGATCATTCTGACTTGGGATCTTCCTGCTTTCTTAGCCTGTGTATCTACCGCCTTCTTGATTTCTCTCTAGTCTTTCCACCAAAGCCATCAAATTCTTTACCTTCAGCACTGAAGCACCACAAGAGTTTTCAGTGGGATTGTGACGCGCAGCATTTCCTTATCTGTCTCCCAGTCTAAGAGCTGAACCTTGAGAGCTTTTTGTGAAACGCTTGTGCTCCGCATGGGACAAAGATCCCCGGAGGACTTTGTCTGTAACAAGCTAGCAGAAACCCAATGCTAGGTCAATCCATTAGCAgtgttcaggtatctaaaagggggttaaaaggaggagggagaaaatgatgcaatgggtttaaactgcagcaagggaggtttaggttggacattaggaaaaagttcctacctgtcaggggggtcaaacactggaataaattgcccagggaggttgtggaatctccatcactggagatagttaagagcaggttggacagacacctgtcagggatggtctagatgctgCTTGGTCTTACCTTGAGAacaagggatggtacttggtgacctctcgaggtctcttccagttctagtgctctatgattccatgacaATTATTTCATCTCTAGATTCCTTGGAAGAGCCCTAGTGTATGTGTCACCGGGTTATGGGCCATGCACCCCAACATCCATAATCAACAGCGACTCTCAGCCAGCGTTGCGGAACAGAGCATAGAACACATCTCATTAGTGTAGAAACCAACAAATTTCAGCAGTATCTTTAGCGAATAGCCCCAGAACCTCATTCGCCCGACAACCCCCTTCTCAGGAAACTGCCCCATTTCAAACAACCCACCCTCAGTCATGACCCTCCTCCATGCTTTGAGGTGTCTCCTGGGCAAACCTAGATTCCTGACCTGCACCCCTCTCTTACTTCTCCAACATGTGGCGGCCGGCTGGCTTCTTGAAGCGGCTGGCTCATCAGTTGCTTAGttacaaagggtgtgtctagactacatgcctccttcgacggaggcatgtagattagccagatcggaagagggaaatgaagccgcgattaaaataatcgcggcttcatttaaatttaaatggctgccccgatctgccgatcagctgtttgtcggcagatcgggggagtctggacgcgatgccccgacaaagaagcctttcttcatcgacacaggtaagcctcgtgaaaccaggtttacctgtgtcgatgaagaaaggcttctttgtcggggcatcgcgtccagactcccccgatctgccgacaaacagctgatcggcagatcggggcagccatttaaatttaaatgaagccgcgattattttaatcgcggcttcatttccctcttccgatctggctaatctacatgcctccgtcgaaggaggcatgtagtctagacacacccaaagacacAATCTGAAGACGCTAAACTTGACTCGACAAGGGCTAACGTACAACCAGTAATGTTTGCCCAGGATGCGACAGGACATTGTCATATCTGCCACTCCCTGGAGAGCCATACTGCACTCACTCAAGTGAAATGGAGGCCTCCGAGAGAGAGATCGACCAATGTGCATGGGCTGGGATAGACACTGTTGTCCTGCCCAGGATGCCCTGTTCTGCCAGTGTCCTTAGTCCTAACCTTCCGATATTGAGGGTTATCAGATGCACCCACTTACCTCAGTACTCTGAACGCACCGCGGgtgggagctgcagctggagctaGATAAGTATAATACTATCCCTCTCAAAGTGGAGCTTGATAAATGTATGAAAGGAATAGTAACATAGGTCTGTCTGCGATAGCGGGGACTGGAATGAATGACCCAGCAGGGCTTCAACCCTGAATTCTCTGTTCTttgattgcatccagttctgggggccctgctgcagaagggatgtggactcattgaagaggatccagtggagggcaaccaaaatgatgagggagctggagcacttAACCTACAaagaggggctgagggatttgggcttgttcagtctgcagaagagaagagcgaggggggatttgagagcagccttcaactccctgaagggaggttccaaagaggatggcgagaggctgttctcagtggctgtataggacagaacaaggagcaatggtctcaagttgcagtacaAGAGGTTTATGTTgtatattgggaaaaactatttccctaggcgggcggggaagggctgggatgggttccctagggagagggtggaatctccatccctagaggttttgacgtcacggcttgaccaagccctagctgggatgattgagttgggttggtcctacttggggcaggggactggactcgatgactcccgaggtcttttccagctctaaaCAGCCAGTCATGAAATGGTGTTTTCAGTTTTgggcattttgatttttttctataatCTAAGGGCAGGATTGAtgaaggcctggctgggatgtcTTAGGTCACACGTCAGTTGCATTTAGGGTGGTGTTTCCAAAGGCGTCTAAGGGAGGTAGGTGACCAAATCCCATTGACATTCATTGTCTTTTAGATTCTTAAGTCTGCTGCTGGGGGGATTTGGACATCATCAGATGCTGGCCGCATGCGCACGTCCTCTGTTTGGTGCGGACAGCGGAGACAGCAAACCGCACGAGAACGGCTCAATTCATCCAAAGTCTTGCTTTGTAGCGAAGGCACCCAGCCAGGTTTAGAGCTGACGAAGCAAAGTGTTAGTGCTGGATTCCATTTTATACACCAATACCAACAAATGACAAAGGTAGTCTTGTCAGAGGCCTGCGatctcctctgtcaaggagttccacaggttgtctgtgtgtTGCATAAAGAAGTACTTCcctttggcttgttttaaacctgctatcaaATAATTTCTAGTTCTTgagttatgggaacaagcaaatcaCTTTTGCTATTTACTTTCTCAATAACAATAATGATTATGTAGACGTCTCTCAGAACCCAGGGTTACACACACCATAGTTACAAACTGACTGGTCAACCACGCACTTCATTTGGACTCAGCAATACACAATCAGGAGCAGCAGAGAGGGAAAAACGCAAATACAGCACAGTACtaagttaaatgtaaactactatcTATAAtaaaggaaaagttaaaaaaaacattttgacaaggtaaggaaactaTTTTCGTATTTATTTGACTCAGATGAAAATGGTGAAAAGCCGCATTTTTCTTCTCTATAGGAAAGTTTTGAAACTCCATTAAATTAACATTCAGATATGGGATACCCAGATGTGGGTGTCTCTGCATCTTTCCCATTCAAGCCTAAGTCTGTCTGTAAATCCAGTCCCAGATGGAGTTATGCTGGTTGGTGGCAATGGAGTCATGCCAATTTACACCTACTGGGGATCTGACCCACTGGGTTCAATGGAGTCACACCAATTAGACCAGCTGAAGATTTCAATCCAAGTACCAGGCTGACACCtcgggtctgtctagactacagggttttgttgacaaaagtggacttttatcgacaaaactatcCCTGCGTTTACACTACCGCCGCGTTTTGTCAACGGCAAGacaacagaacgcggcagtttggTTGACGGCGGTAaatctcgttttacgaggaataacgccttttttttacAGAGTTGCGTCGAACAAAGGCGCTATTccatacaaactgtgcttttttgaaagagaacgtctacactctcttttgaaaaagtggcttgctttttcgacagaactggttgtagtctagacgttccttttcaacagaggctttgtggacagtgtctgtcgacaaagcctctgttgaaaaatgCATGCAGTCTAGAGGTAACCCTTATTCGAGAACATCCTAAACACTAGACCTAAACCTAGGTTTCCCCAACATTCTCCCTAGCGCTGTTTTCACCTCCTTGTTTTGCAGgctgtagatgatggggtttaacATGGGGGTCAGGATACTGTACTGGATAGAGACCAGTTCATCCAGAACCACAGAGGAGACGGAGCTGGGTTTGGTGTATTGGAAAAGCGCTGTGAGATACAACAAGCCAACCACAGTCAGGTGAGAACTGCAGGTGTTGAAGGCCTTCCGCCGGCCTTCTGCCGAGCGTATCCTCAGGATAGTGGAGATGATGAGAACGTAGGAGATGAGGGTGAGGAGGAAGGAGCTCAGTCCCAATACGACAGCAGATGTGAGCAGCACCATCTGCATCTTGAGGGGCGAGGTGCAGGACAGCTGTAGCAGAGGAGGGGGCTCGCAGCTGAAATGGTGGATTTGATTGGGCCCACAGAACTGCAACTGGAGGACAACGACCGTGCAAACTAGTCCATTTAAGATGGCCAAAGTCCATGCACCAGCCTCCAGCAGTACACAGGTGCCTTTCCTCATGGTCGCCGCATAACGCAACGGGTCACAGATGGCCACGTAACGGTCATAGGCCATGGCTGAGAGAGTGAACATTTCTGTACCGGCCGAGAAGacaatgaagaacatctgggcaATGCAGCCATGGAAAGAAATAGTTTCGTTCTCTGACAGGAAGTCTGTCAGCATTTTAGGCACCATGACTGAGGAATAACAGAGATCAACAAAGGAGAGATGGAAGAGAAAGAAATACATGGGATTGTGAAGGTGAGAATCGGCTCTTATCACCAACATGATCAGTGTGTTCCCAGTCAGGGTAACAAGGTAAATAAGTAAAAATACCAGGAAAAGGAATGTCTGCACTTGTGGATCATTGGAAAGTCTCAGGAGAATAAATTCAGCCACGGTGGTTTGATTTTCCATCGACCCTCATTCAGCAAGTCTGTGATCTGGAAGGAATGAAAAAACATATGAAATGAACAATTATCATAAAAGTCAACTGAGGATTTCATTTTCATGGACTAAATTTAGAGGAAGACACAGAGAAGTCGGTTTGACTTTGTGTCTTTCACATAGCCAAAATGGGCTACATTCCCAAAAGGATTTGGGAACAGTTTGGGCATCTAAATCCCACTGTCAGCAAAAGTATCCACAAAATCCCTTCTCGGCAGAGACTATGAACCACTCTGATGTGAGCCTCAGTTGAAGTTGCTCCACCGTGGTTCACACTGGGGCCGGAGGTCTGTATCCCACGTCTCCTACTAGGAATGCTCTACTCAGCAGGCTAGGAAGTCGTTCATTTCTCTCTGTCTGTGGCCCAGTATCTCTTTAATCTGTCCCACTAATGTCCCTAGAGCTGCAGCTGATTTTTATCAACTGAAGAGTTGGCTGCTTGGCTCCAGTGGAGTTTTGGTTGATTTGTACAAGCTGGGAATCTGTCCAAGAATTTATGCTTTGACAGTTAAATTCTCCAGGTCTTTCTGGATTTGATTGGGTggcggctacatttctatcactcttctaGGTTTTCAATACTACTGCTACTACTAATAATAAATCTACTATTACAAATAAAACGCCAAAGCTAGGAATATTGGTTTGGCACACAGCACGGAATTGCTAACTCAAGCCAATATGGATGATGCATATCGAGTCGAGAGATTATCAGggtcagtctcctgccctcacagcagcaccaGTAAAGAACAAGAATCATGCAACTAtttcatagaaccctagaacactagaacgggaagagAACTTGAGAGGTTATCGTATCCAGCCCCCTGACATCCctgaaggaccaagcaccatctagatcagttgtctccaatctttttacactcAAAATCACGTTTTAAATCTCAGAACCAGTGAAGATCTACCACCCAGCCCTTTCTCcaaaaccccaccccctccttgaaaccacgccctctctattctcctcctctccgtcacttgctatccccaatccttatgcactctacactgccactgttTCCCAGTTCTTATGTAGGAAgagggttttccaacatttggcctgtctagactggaccaaatggcagaaaaactccttcttttggaatcccccttattcctcatagaacgaggaatataggggttaccgaaagagcattaTGCTCTTCCATTAAAAacagtggaagaacaaacgcatccctggatgcggaagagtttttccaggatatttctggaatcctggaaaaactcctggactgtgtctagactggcaagtttttccgcaaaatcagccgcttttgtggaaaaacttgccagctgtctacactagccgcttgaatttccacaaaagcactggcgatctcatgtaagattgtcaatgcttttgcggaaatactatgctgctcctgttcgggcaaaagtctttttccgaaaaacttttgtgcaaaagggccagtgtagacagcagagatttgttttccgcaaaaaagccctgatcgtgaaaatggcatgaaaccaggtttacctgcgccagtTAACAAAGACTTCCCTGTTgaccgcggcacgtccagactgtcCTGATCTGCCAActaacagctgatcatcagctggtcggcagagcgtggcagccatttaaatataaatgaagccacgattatttaaatcgtggcttcatttccctctgccgatcagcctaatctacatggctccatcgatggagccatgtagtatagacacatcCTGACAGACAGGTTTGCTAGACATGGATGATGGGAATGTATGTGGAGTATCACAAAGAGCTAGAAGATTGATGGTATGTTGGAAAGGTTGTTGAAGATATAAAGCTAGATATTGGTTGGGCTAGCCATGTGTtggtatctgtaaaatggggtagaCAGGTAGAATATGATAACATAAAAATGGAAGAAATAACTATTGAATATATTCTTCGCCAGTGCTGCAATAAATATCGTGGAATCAGAGAAACTAGAGTTGGAACACAGGGAATTCAAAGAACCGAGGAAAAAAATAATACACAACTAAGAAATCATTTAGGGAGAAGACTCGTTTCCGCGTTGACCTGAGTCATTCATATGTGGATTCAAGAGAAGTAAAACATTGACATCCAAACAAGACAGGTGCTACCAGCTATCACTCCAAGCATGGAGAGGAAGTACATCCAATAGTGTGATGGAGGAAAAGGTCTactgacagtgggggggggggaagcaagagATGAAAAATATAACTTTCAAATACATGAGGAGTCAGACAAGTAAAAGATCATCTGGAAAGCAGTGGCGAAGTGCGCATGCCTGCCCtagaaaacacaaaagaaaagagaaaggaaaatctTCATAAATTTACATAAGAATCGACGCACAGAAAGACGTTGAGAACGATCAAACCGACTCATGATTAAAGGCTGGCAAGCTCATGGTTTTTAGAAGAATACTTcaaaagagagacacagacaggTTCTGTGTGCACAAGTGTAGTCCAGAGATGTAATTAGATAAGAAGTAAAATTAACCTACAAACCTGCTGTCTACAAAGAAAGTGAGAGTCGAGGACCTGCAGAGCCTGGCTAGAGAAGAATCCATGAACAGACATTGGAGTCCGCCCAAAGTCTGATTTGGAAGCTCTGCGGCATGTGTGGATTTGGT
This genomic interval carries:
- the LOC102453865 gene encoding olfactory receptor 5BS1-like, whose product is MENQTTVAEFILLRLSNDPQVQTFLFLVFLLIYLVTLTGNTLIMLVIRADSHLHNPMYFFLFHLSFVDLCYSSVMVPKMLTDFLSENETISFHGCIAQMFFIVFSAGTEMFTLSAMAYDRYVAICDPLRYAATMRKGTCVLLEAGAWTLAILNGLVCTVVVLQLQFCGPNQIHHFSCEPPPLLQLSCTSPLKMQMVLLTSAVVLGLSSFLLTLISYVLIISTILRIRSAEGRRKAFNTCSSHLTVVGLLYLTALFQYTKPSSVSSVVLDELVSIQYSILTPMLNPIIYSLQNKEVKTALGRMLGKPRFRSSV